The Candidatus Neomarinimicrobiota bacterium genomic sequence TTTCATCCCATCGACGGCCAGTATTGCTTCACCCTCAAACTTTGTCTTTACAACGGAGAGTATATCGGTCTGAAGTACTTCTGGGTAAGAATGTGTCAACAAAAGACGGTTACATCCCATATCTGAGGCAATTTGCCCACATTCAGATGGCGTTAAATGACCTTCCCTTTTCATTTCGTCAGGAAATGAGCACTCCAGAAGGACTGTATGGGCCCCTCTCCCACTCTCAATTAGTTCATCACATACATCTGTATCGCCCGAATAGAACAGTGAACTTCCCCCCTCCTCAATAAATCGATAAGTGACGCTGTGGTCAGTATGCTCAGTCCTGCCGCAGGTAACGGTTAGATTCCCAAGAGTCACTTCTTGTCTTTCTACTTCTTTCAATTTAATTGAAACATTCTCATCCATCACCCATTCGCCGTAAATATCCATAAGCTTGTTGAAATAGCCAATAAATCCCTTTGGACAAACAATCTTTAGGGTCCTGGGTTTGTCTACAAGAGGGTCATGCTTCCAGGCAAATAGAAGCGGAATCAAGTCAAATGTATGATCTGGGTGCATATGTGTATAGAAAATGGTGTCTATGGAACGGTAATCCAGCCCATAATCGCTCACACGCCGTATTGTCCCAGATCCACCATCAATAAGGATATTTTGTTCGCCGGACTGAAGAAAATAGCCGCTGTTTCCCCGGCCAGGAAATGGAATCAGGACACCGGAGCCGAGGATGGTCAGCTTCATACCGTTGAAATTTAACTATGGTGAAATATAGTTACCGAATTCAGAAGCAAAACTGGGGAAATATCTAGAGATAACCGTGACATCAAAAGAACTCAGTATGGATTCTTTCGGTTCTCGCTCCAGCAAAAATTCAAAAGCCGCTTCTATACACCTACCAGGATTAACCTTACCGCCTGTTAGATCCTCATAGGTTTCATTTGACATAGTGACCTGGTGGTGGGTCTCGCTACCAGCTTCTTGAACGGTAACGTTGAATAACATTGGATCGTTACTTTTGGATTGGACAACCTTAATCACTACTCACTCCCTCCTTGGAATGCATTAGGAGAAATTTCATCTCCTGCACTTGAACCTCTCTCAGCCATTCTTGAGATTTCTTACTCCTCCCACGTGATGCATCTTCACACCAGTCTACAAAGGTAAACGGCTCCCACTCCGGATAGCTTTCCTGAAGTTTTGAGTAAATAGGATGATTACCTACTCTGCGGTACCAATATTTTGAATTGCTGTAATCCGGTTCCCGTCTATGGAGGATGGCGTGCCAATAGCTACCTTCAGAAGAAGTATTGTCCTGTGCAATTTGATGACAACCCTCTATATCGTCGTTCAAAAGATGCAGTCCAGCCTTTACCAGCGGCGGCTGACCTAGTGCTTCTATCTGGGAGGTCTGTTCTCGGTCCCATATATTGCGGGGGACTAAGGAAGGCAGAGGGTCTCGATTTAACAGCAGTTCATAGATCTCAATAAAAGACATACACAGATTTCAAATGTTTAAACATAAATAATAAAAGAACATCTCAACCGGACAAAACATTTTTCATAACATTCTTCTTGAGAATGGCCGAAGAAGTGACGACACCGGACATGAGTGCCCCCCCTACACCATCAGTGACAATATCCTGGCCTGTGAGGTAAAGCTGTTTGACAGGAGTATGGGGCCGTAACCATTTTTGGCGGAACCTGCTGGGCGTATGATTTACTCCGTAGATCTCTCCTTTGTCGTAACCGAGGAAATCCCGTGTAGTTAAAGGTGTGGACAGCTCCACATGATCCACATACCCTTCAACTTGAGGCACATTTGCATAGACATAATTCATGAGACGTTTGGTGAGGTGATCCTTAAGAGCATCATAATCGTCGCCACGCTTTTTCCATGAGGTCTTCTCCCACTTTGAAAACATCTCATATGGCGCCAGTGTGATAGCTTCCATGGTGGCTGTCTGACCATGTTTCTCTGTCCAAGTGGGATCTTTGGCAGATGCAAAAGACATGTAGACCATTGGAAAGGATTTTGAAGGATCATTCAGGTAATTCTCCACATTGGCGTCGTGGTCATATCCGGGATAGACCCAGAGGTTGGTCGCTTCCAGCCCCATGTTCTCAGCTGTTTCATTCATCCCGATATACAAACACACGTGGGCACATGAAGGCTCTACCTGTTCCAGCTTCTTTTCGTAAGATGCTACCCCTTTCGCCAATTTCCCAAATGTGATACCAACTCCTGCACTACTCACTACAAGTGGTGCCATCAGCTCGTCGCCATTTTCAAGTTTTACTCCAACAGCCTTGTTTTTATGGATCAGTATCTCATCCACTGTTGCATTCACAACAATTTTCCCTCCTGACCGCTGAATCACAGGCGCAATGTTTTCAGCTATCATCCGGGAGCCACCCACAGGGTAATAGCCGCCGTAAAGATAGTGGTTAGCCACTATCGCGTTGATAGCAAATGAGCTTTGTTTAGGCGTCAGGCCGTAGTCACCATATTGTCCCGTGAGCACACCGATCAGTTCCTGATTGTCAGTTAGAGAGCTGAGTACATCCCAGGTGGTCTTATCAGACATCTTCAGAAAAGAGCGGGACATGGGGCCGTAGGTCAGGTCAGAAATCATTTTGGGCATTGCACGATTCATAAAGAATTTGGCGGAAGCTCTGGTACACTGCTTTACCAGATCCAGGTATTTCTCAATGGCTTTTCTCTCATTTGGAAAATATTCAACCATCTGATCAATGAAACGGTCCTTCCCAGCTACAAAATTGTAGGATTTATCCGGGAATATCATTCTATCGTAGTTGTCCGGCATAGGCGCCCACTCTAGCCTTTCTTCTGTGACCTCATCAAACAACCTGCGCAGGAAGGCACTTTTCCTACCGACAGCGCCGATATAGTGTATACCAACATCCCATTCATATTTACCTCTTTGAAATGTGTGTGTCCAACCTCCTACCTTGAAATGACGTTCCAGGACAAGAACCTTCTTACCTGCTTTGGAGAGAAAGGCTGCCGTAGAAAGCCCACCCATTCCAGACCCGATAATAATGGCATCGAACTTGTCTTCAGCAAGTTTAGGTGAATATCTTTCCCAGATTTTAGTCATTTTGCCTCTATTCCATGCCTCATCGAATCAAACAAAGAACCTGTGCACATCATATTCTTCGTTTCCGGTAGCATCCGGGAGCTGTGAGGAGTAGCAGTTGAAAGCTAATGAAATTCTGGGTTCGGTGCTCCGATTTTCAGGAACATAATGATCGAGATGAGAAGGAAACAAAATCATCCTCCCTACCACAGTTTTGACAGAAAATTCAACAGCATCCCCAGTACGAAAATAAAGATCACTGCTGTCTGGTGGAACCTGAAGGTAGTAGACTCCTGAAACGGTGGATTCATCCTTGTGGTTATGCACTCCTGTGGATTCTCCGGGTCTGGCCATATTGAACCAGTATTCATTGTTTGGGTAAGCGAGAAACTGGCTCGGTACAATAAACTGATCTCCATATGCCTGCTTCGCCTCGACACATGCCCGGTTCAGCAGTCTGGATACCGATGGTGTCAGGTATGATTCAAGATAACTGTTTTCCCATCGCCCTTTCACAGGGTGGGATCCAGTGATATAATCCTCACTTTCTAACAGTTCATTCAGAATGTCACCAGGATTGACTTCTTGAATAGAGAGGTCAAAGACTCCTATTTTATATTTCTTCCGAAGTGAAGTCGTGTTCACCTAATGGACCACTGAATTATCGTCTTGACCGGAGTTTTGCCAGAAGCCTGAGTATTTCCAGGTAGAGCCAGATAAGTGTGACCAGAAGACCAAATGTGGCATACCATTCCATATATTTAGGGGCGCCCATCTCTGAACCTTCCTCAATAAAATCAAAGTCAAGAACTAGATTAAGTGCAGCAATCACAACTACACCAAAACTAAAGATAATTCCGAAGGTGGAGTTGTTATGAATAAAACCAATCCCTGAACCGAAGAAACTCATTACAAAACTGATGAGGTACAGCATAGCGATGCCGCCCGTAGCGGCAAAAACACCTAATTTGAAATTCTCTGTAGCTTTGATGAGGCCCGATTTGTATGCCATAAGCAGTGCACCAAGCGTCCCGAAAGTGAGGAAGACAGCCTGGTTCACGATACCTGGGTACATTGCTTCGAAAATCCGGGAAATTCCACCCAACGCTACTCCTTCCAGTGCAGCATAAAGTGGAACGGTATACATGGCCCATTCTTTTTTAAAAATGGTTACAATGGCGGTGATGAGACCTCCTATAACGCCTAGCACCATAAGTCCCCCCGCCCTGGGGTCACCGGCTGGCATACCCCATGTCCATGAAGCAGAGATCATGACAATTAGAAG encodes the following:
- a CDS encoding ribonuclease Z; translation: MKLTILGSGVLIPFPGRGNSGYFLQSGEQNILIDGGSGTIRRVSDYGLDYRSIDTIFYTHMHPDHTFDLIPLLFAWKHDPLVDKPRTLKIVCPKGFIGYFNKLMDIYGEWVMDENVSIKLKEVERQEVTLGNLTVTCGRTEHTDHSVTYRFIEEGGSSLFYSGDTDVCDELIESGRGAHTVLLECSFPDEMKREGHLTPSECGQIASDMGCNRLLLTHSYPEVLQTDILSVVKTKFEGEAILAVDGMK
- a CDS encoding NAD(P)/FAD-dependent oxidoreductase, translating into MTKIWERYSPKLAEDKFDAIIIGSGMGGLSTAAFLSKAGKKVLVLERHFKVGGWTHTFQRGKYEWDVGIHYIGAVGRKSAFLRRLFDEVTEERLEWAPMPDNYDRMIFPDKSYNFVAGKDRFIDQMVEYFPNERKAIEKYLDLVKQCTRASAKFFMNRAMPKMISDLTYGPMSRSFLKMSDKTTWDVLSSLTDNQELIGVLTGQYGDYGLTPKQSSFAINAIVANHYLYGGYYPVGGSRMIAENIAPVIQRSGGKIVVNATVDEILIHKNKAVGVKLENGDELMAPLVVSSAGVGITFGKLAKGVASYEKKLEQVEPSCAHVCLYIGMNETAENMGLEATNLWVYPGYDHDANVENYLNDPSKSFPMVYMSFASAKDPTWTEKHGQTATMEAITLAPYEMFSKWEKTSWKKRGDDYDALKDHLTKRLMNYVYANVPQVEGYVDHVELSTPLTTRDFLGYDKGEIYGVNHTPSRFRQKWLRPHTPVKQLYLTGQDIVTDGVGGALMSGVVTSSAILKKNVMKNVLSG
- a CDS encoding Bax inhibitor-1/YccA family protein — encoded protein: MNQHLSLRSGNPALTASTFTRFGQATYSESMTIQGTVNKTAMSLLIVMISASWTWGMPAGDPRAGGLMVLGVIGGLITAIVTIFKKEWAMYTVPLYAALEGVALGGISRIFEAMYPGIVNQAVFLTFGTLGALLMAYKSGLIKATENFKLGVFAATGGIAMLYLISFVMSFFGSGIGFIHNNSTFGIIFSFGVVVIAALNLVLDFDFIEEGSEMGAPKYMEWYATFGLLVTLIWLYLEILRLLAKLRSRR